Genomic segment of Saprospira sp. CCB-QB6:
GCGCCTAAGATAGCGGGGGATGTTGTAGTCCCTACTGCTTTTTACAAAGTCATTGTTGATTTGAAAAAGCGTAAGAGCATAGCCTTTTTATTGGCCAATGAAAAATCGGATGCCGAGTTGGCGAGTTTTGCGTTGAGCATTCGAGACTTAGAGGGGCAGTCGGGTCTAAACTTTTTCCCAAAACTATCGGCTAAGCAGGCAGATGAATTAGAAGAGCAAAAAGAGCTAGGTTATTGGTTTGGGGAATAGGAAAGTTCAAAAACTTTTTTTTTGTCAAAAGTTTTGCATTTCTGTAGAATGCTTCTATCTTAGCTAATAGAAAACGACAGTATTGGGACCGAGCCGCTTTTGGTCCATAGTACAAAGCGTTAGAATTTGATTGATTTTTGGTGATTAGAAGGTTTGTAAACTCGGTTTGCAAACCTTTCTTTTTTTTCAGCAAAGCTGTATATTCAGGGCCTTAATACTAGAACTATGCGTCAATTTTTAGAAACCGAACAGAAAGCTTTAGAAATCAACCTCGACCCTCGAATTTACGGCTCATTTGCTGAGATTGGAGCAGGGCAGGAAGTGGCTCGTTACTTCTTTAAAGTAGGGGCTGCGGCGGGCACCATTGCCAAAACCATTTCGGCCTACGATAAGGTAGTCAGTGATGATATTTATGGGCGAGAGCCATCGGGTCGTTATGTTTGTGAGTCGCGTTTGTATCGAATGTTGGACCATGAGTATGAGTTGTTGTTGGATCGTTTGAGTGGACAGCGTCCAGATCTTTGTCTTTTTGCCTTTGCAGATACGATAACTACGATCAATTATCACCGAACGATTAAGGGACAAGGATGGATGGGCATGCGCTTTCAGCTAAGTCCTCATGCCGAGCCGAATGAAATTGTCTTGCACATTGAGCTGGAAGATGGAAATGCCAATTTGCAACAGCAGGCCGTCGGAATTTTAGGGGTAAACTTGCTTTATGCTTGTTATCGCTATCATGCAGACTACAAAGAGCTTTTGGCTTCTTTATTAGATAAGTTAGAAGATCGGATTCGGATTGATGTTGTGCGGATGAAAGGGCCAGATTTTGAACATATTGACAACCGTCTCCTGCTCTTATCCTTGATTGAGCAAAATTTGACGGATGTGGCTGTTTTTGATAAAAAGGGGCAGCCTGTGCACATTTCAGAGTTTTTGTATAAGAAAAACCTACTCTTGGTCCGAGGAAATTATAATCCTACGACCCTACTAAGTCTGGACATGATTCGAGCTTCGGCTGCACAGTTTCGAGCAGATTTTAGCCAGCGGGCTATGGATTGTTTCATCATGACAGAAATGACCCTAGACAGCTTGCAAGGAGAGGAAAATACCACTGATGAGAAAAACTTTTTGGAGCGGGCCAAATTACTCAATCATTTGGGGCAGTATGTGATGATTACAGATTGCGACCGCTATCATAAATTGATACGATACGCTTTTGATTATCGAATTCAACATTTGGGCTTGGTCCTAGAAAACAATTTATTACTCAGTCTGTTGTCTGGCAAATATGAACGCAACAAAGATGGCCGCTTACTTACGGCCTTTGGAGAGGTATTTACTCGAAATGTAACCCTATACGCTTATCCAGAACTCAAAGAGGGAAGCGGTGAGCTTTTGCAAACACATAATTTACCTATCCCAGAAGGAATGCGCAATCTCTATCAGCATTTGCTGGACCAGCGCCAAATTAGAGATGTAGAAGGCTACAATGAAGAGATTTTACATATTCGCTCTACCGAGGCCCTACGCAAAATTCAGGCAGCAGAAGAAGGCTGGGAAAAAATGCTCTCTGATCGCGTCGCTCGTTATATTCAGGAACGAGGAGCCTTTGGCTTTCCTCTAGAAAGTATGGAGTTTGACTACTAGTTTTCGTTGCTGTTTGGCAAGAAGGCTGGAAAAAATGAATCGAAAAAATACTGCTTTTAGTATAACGAAAAACTTAAAATAGGGCATATTTTTTGATAGGAAAACCGCCGAAGTTAAACAGTATGGAAAAACAATAATTAAATGAAAACCAAAGGACTAGCGTCTGTAAACTATCTTTTATTTTTAGTATTCTTTTTGCCCAATACGCTTTGGGCCCAACTCGACTTTAAGTTTCAGCCTAGAGCAAAAGAAAAAGGAGCTTTTCGGTTTTTTGAACCTAAAGCAGAGGGCATTTCTCCCATCAACTTGTTTTTTTTAGCCAAGTTCTCCGAATTGATGTATCTAGAGCGGATGGAGTATCATCTGCGCTATATGGAAAATGGCTATGAACCTTTAACGGATATTCCAGACTCTGAGTGGATCAAACATCATGCTTCCGTAAATGATGATAACTTTCAAGAGGCCTTTAAACTGCGCTTTGCTCATTATTTTGACTACCCCCGACAGTTAACAGGCATGAAAGAAGAACAGCCCCCACAAGCCAAAAGTAGCTTCCACTTTATGCGAAAAATGGCCTACTTGGGCGGAAAAAAAGATCAGGGCTTAGACCCCGAACTCATGATTGTCAACACTCCAAGAGCTGTTATTTTAGTCTACCGAGGTACCGATAAAGTAGAGGAAAATGAATGGAGCGAATGGAAAGGTACCGATTTCCGAATTCAACTCGTCCAAGCAGGTGGCTTCCTCATCAATACCAAAGTACATAAAGGTTTTTGGCAGAGCTTTGACCTCATCCGAGATGAGTTAATGAGAACTTTGCAACAAGCAGAGTTTAAACACAAACCAATCTGGATCACAGGACACAGCCTAGGCGGCGCTATGGCTATTATTTCTGGCGCCTATCTAAAATCTGCTGGCCTGCCCGTCCAAAACGTTTATACCTTCGCCTCTCCTCGAACAATTGGCAACAAAAAATTTGCAGAAAAATTAGAACAACTTCTACCCAATAAGGTCCACCGCTTCGAGTATTACTTAGACCCCGTTAGCATTCTTTGGGCCCCTGGCTATACCAATTGCGGACAACGCCACTGGTTCGATGCCGAGGATCTAGGCCACTACCAACTGCACGAAAATGTAAGAGAACGCTACACCCCACTCTCGCCTTTCAAATTTAATCGACACCCTTTTCGAGACAAACGAACAATGGGCGAACTCCGCCTCCAAAAAGAAATGGAAAATGCCTGGCTGCCCGCTCTCCCCATTCGATTTTGGTACCATAACCCACAATTCTACGTAAAAGCTTGCTACGAACAACTAACCGAAGAACAAAAAAAAGTATTACCTGGAGTAGAGGATAGCTTTCCCTACCTTTACTTTGGCGGAAAATCAGGCATGCCCGGCTCTAAATAAGTCAATAGCTGTTTTGGGGCCTCCTGCCTGCGGCAGGCGCTACCTTCGGCAGCTCGCAAGTCTGCTCGGCCCTGCGGCGGCTTTGCCGCCTCGGTCTGGCCTAACGGCCACCCCGCCGCATCGCTAGGCCAGCCGCCTGCGGCGGCTCTACACGCAAAGGCCCAGAACCTAAGTTCTGGGCCTTTTTTCTATTTCCCTAAAACTATAAGGTGTCATTTTTTTAGAAAAAAAAGGATAAAAAGCTGTAACGAACTAAAGCCCTAGCCATTTATAAATGGCTAGGGCTTTACACTTAATTCTATTTTTTGATTTTAAGAAGTTAGCCAAAATAATATATCTGTAAAATTGGTTTTTATTGCATAAAATTTTGAATTTTAAACTGCGAACTGCTTACTTTTGTACTTAGACTTATTCAAAACCTCTCTAAGGCCCCTTGATCTAGAGGGCCTTTGCTTTAATTGCCACATCAAATTCTAACTCTATTTACTAAGGATTCAATTGTTTGAATAAAAATTAACTCTATGAAGTTACTCTACACCTTACTACTATTTACGGGGTTTAGCCTGGGCCTTTTTGCCCAAAAACCAGCTAATGCCCCTCGACCTACCCAAAATCAAACTCAGTTTCAAAAAACACCCTCTGGACATATTCGCTGCGCTACCGTAGAAATGGAAGCAGAACGAATGCGCAGACAACTCAATACAAACTATGTAGACGATTTTGAACGCTGGATCGCCCCCAAAGTAGCCGAATACAAACAAAAAGCAGCTAGAACCGGAGCCAAATCTGTCGTTTATACAATTCCCGTTGTGGTGCATGTCATCCATAATGGAGATGCCGTGGGAACAGGAGAAAATATCTCTGACGCTCAAATCTTGTCACAAATTCAAGTAATGAATGAAGACTTTCGCAAAATAGCAGGCACGCCTGGAGATGGATCTGGTGTAGATGTGGAAATCGAGTTCTGTATGGCCCAATATGACCCTTCCGGAAACCCAACCGACGGTATTGATCGTATAGATTTAGGCCAAGCTAGCTGGAATACTAATGCTTCAATTGAAGGGACACTAAAACCCTCTACCCAATGGGACCCTACGCTCTATCTAAATATGTGGACCTGCCGATTTGGCGGCTCTATGGCTGGCATCCTCGGCTATGCCCAATTTCCTGATGCTTCAGGCTTAGGTGGACTTAACGCTACAGGCGGAGCCGCCAATACAGACGGTGTTATTATGGCCTTCGATGCCTTCGGCTCTTCAGCTATTGCCCCTGGAGGAAGCTATAATGCTCCCTACGATTTGGGCCGAACAACTACCCATGAAGTGGGCCACTGGCTCGGTCTTCGCCATATCTGGGGCGATGATGTTTGTGGTGTAGACGATTTTTGCGCAGATACCCCCGAATCAGATGACGCTAACTACAACTGCGCAACTGGCCATGTCTCTTGCGGAACAGTCGATATGGTCGAAAACTATATGGATTATTCCAACGATGCCTGTATGAATGTCTTTACCGCAGACCAAAAGGCCCGTATGATTGTCGTCATGAATAACTCTCCCCGACGTATGGAGCTGGCTAGCTCCCCAAAATGCGCCCCCCCAACTCCTACTATTGCTTTTGATTTGGATCAAACCACTGTAGCTGAAGGTACAGATTGCAATTACCAAGAATTTACCCTAGACCTCAATATCGCTCTGCCCCCCTCCGATGATGCTGTCGTGACTTTTGTTCCCTCCGGAACCGCTACTCAAGGCCTAGACTACGACTTTTTTCCCGCCTCGGTCACTTTTCTTGCTGGCCAACAAAATACCCAAACCCTAACCGTTCGGATCTATAATGATGGAGAAATTGAGGCTACAGAAGGCCTAACTATCGGCATGAACCTTACCACTGTAGGCGATGCTATACTCACTACCGCAGATACTAGACAACATGTATTTACTGTACAAGATGATGATTATGCCCCTATCGCAAATCAATTAGTAGATGTAATTAATGTAGATTTTGAATCTGGTGTAGGTGGATTTACTACCTCCGGAAATACAGGCTCTGATCTTTTTGGCTTAGGTACTGCCGCTACAGCTTCTAGCGGATTCTGGACCATCGACAATAGCAATGCAACAACTATTGCCTATACCAATGACGATAATTGTAATTGCGATAAGGCCGCAGATTATCTCTACTCTCCTGTCTTTAGTTTACTTAATGCCAATTCTACTACCTTTAGTTTTGATCACGCTTTTGCTGATATAGCTCCCGAAACTGGAACTGTCTCTATCTCGACAAATGGCGCTGCAGGTCCCTTTGTCCAAATTCTTACACTAAGCAATACATTCACGAATAATGGAGGCGGTAGCATTACTACTCCCTGGGTAACCGTCAATAGTAATTTAGATGCCTATATTGGCCAAAATAACTTAATGCTCCGCTTTGAATACAACGACGGTAGCGATTGGATGTATGGTATGGCCCTAGATAATATCCTCCTACAAGCTAATATGAATACCAATATCCAAGAAGATGTGAATACAGCCAACAATGACGATATCTTCTTAGGCCCCAACCAAACGGTTTATTTCTATGATCCCGCTACAACTAATGTAATGGGAAGTATCGAAAATACTTCGGCCTGGGATTATGGCTGTAGCACCCTAGAAGTCGATCGCTCTACAGTAAGTAATGGCGCTCCTACGGCTAATTTCATGGACCTAAATCCTGCAAATGCCTTGATGGCCAAAACCTTCTACCTGAACCCTAGCACTAATAACGCTTCAGGAACCTATAACGCTACTTTCTATTTCACAGAAGCAGAAGTTGCCGCTTGGGAGGCCGCTACAGGCAAAACAAGAGCCGACCTCAAAATCATTAAGGTGGCCAATGACCGCATCTCTAATGTGAATCCAGGGAATTATGCTGCCTATAATATCGAAATCCTTCCCGCAACTCTAGGCGCATTCGGAGCCAATGGCCTAACCCTTTCAGCTAGCTTTAGTACGGGCTTTTCTGGCTTTGGTTTTGGCGATCCCGATGAGACCCTACTCGCTAATACTTTGGTCCTTTTTAATGCAGAACGAGAAGGCGATGCTGCTTTGCTAAGCTGGGAAACGGCCTCAGAAGAAGGCTGCAATAGCTTTACGCTCCAACGTTCAGCTAATGGAATTGACTTTGATGACTTAGTGCAGGTCCCTGCTGAAGGCCAAGCAGCTTTCTACCAAAAACGTGACCTCAAGCCACTCAATGGCTATAATTACTATCGCCTTTTGCAACATTTTGACAATGGAGAGGTCTATAAGTCTGCTGTAAAAGTACTTAATATGAGCCGGACCAAGTTGGAGGCTATTCGCCTGCAACCCAATCCTGCCCGAGAGCAGATTAGCCTGTTTTTCCATAGTTATCAGGCTGGCGATATCCAATTCCAAATTATCGATGCCCTTGGTCGCCAAATTAGCCCAATTAGCAATATTGCTGTAGAAGAAGGACAAAATCGCTTTGAGCTGCCTCTTCAAGATTTTGCGGCTGGAATCTATTTCTTGCGCATCCAACAAGCTAGTCAAAGCTATAACCTCCGCTTTGTCAAACAATAAAATAAGTAGTCTTTATCCCAAAAGGCGATAAACGCTAAACAGCTCAACCGTTTTGTTGGGCTGTTTTTTTTTGTCCCTACTGATGCTTTGGGGCCTCCGCAGCAAAGCTGCGGCGCTATGTTGCGGGGCTCGCAGGCCTGCTCGGCCCTGCGGCGGCAAAGCCGCCTGGGTCTGGCCTTCGGCCACCCCTCCACAGCGCTAGGCCTTCTACCACTTAGCTAAAGAATAGGCTGTTTGGGGGGACAAGGGCCAATTAGAAATGGGGGAAGAGATGGATTGTTTAGCAGCTATCCTATTGGAGACCGTTAATTTATCTTCGTCTTGTTGCGGATAGCAGGCCCGTAGGGCCGCAGGCTGAGCTGCCGGAGCAGGGCCGCGCAGCGGCAGACCAAAGCCCGTAGGGCTGCAGGGCCGAGCGAAGAGCGAGCTGCGAAGTGGAGCGACCCGACCGCAGGGAGGGGCAGCCCCTAAAGAATTAAGAAAAAGACAAGAGGATTATTTAGGTTTTAGATTTCCTTTTGGCTCCTTATCTTTGGAGCTTATATCAAACAACAGAATATGAAACGGATTGGATTATTAGCTCTTATTTTGCTCCTTTTATTGGGTTTGGCTTATTGGGTTTGGCAAGGACAGGAAGAGTATAAAGATAGTTTTGCAGAGGTAGAGCACACGCAATTTGCGGTAGAAAATGCAAGGGAGGTTTTACATAAAATCTTTTTGGCGGATAAGCGAGGCAATCAGGCTCTTTTTGAGAAGCAGGATGATGGAAGTTGGACCTATACGAATCAGGTTACGGGCAAGGTGTTTACGCCTAGTCCCAATGCATTTAACAACTTAATGGAGACGATTGAGAAAGTGCGGGCGAGAAATCGCGTGCCTGCGCCTTCGGTAAATTCGGTGCTCAAGGGAATTGGAAGTATAGGGGTTAAGGTAGAGCTTTATAACAAAAGAGATGAGAAGATGCGGACCTACTATATTGGGGGGCCTGCGGATGCGGGGCAAGCTACTTTTGCGGTGATGGAAGGTGCTGAGGTACCTTATATGGTCTATTTGCCTAAGTTTTCGGGGAGTATTGACACTCGTTATACGACTAGAGAGGAGGCCTTAAGAGATAAAGCGATGTTACGTCTTAATTCGAAAAACATTCGTTCGGTAGAAATGGAATATTACTCGCCAGAGCAGCGTCCATATTCTTTTCATATAGATTGTAATGGGGGAGAGGAGTACGAATTGCGTCCTTTATATCAGATGCCCAATGGTGATAACGTTGCAAAGGGGAGTGTAAAAAAGGAATATATCACAGCTTATTTGGAAGAAATGGAGTTTATGGGAGCCGAGCGTTTAATTTATGATGCGCCCTTGCGAGATTCCATTGTGAAAACGGTTCCTTTTGCCCAAATGCGTTATGAGTTTAAGGATGGGAAAAAAGAGCAATTGAGCATTTATCCAGTGATCAATCCTTCTTATGATCGTGGTGATGGCCGTCCGGGTTTGCGAGAGCGAGTTATTCGTTATTTTGTAGATCGGGATGAGGATCATTTTTATTTGGCCCAGAATCTCGTTTTGCAAAAGCTATTGCGTCCTTATGATTTTTTCTTAGTGACTGAGCCTCCCCAAGCTCCCCAAAAATAAATTTATGCCCAATCGATTTACTGCCGAGGAATTAGAAAACTTACTGCTGTTGTTGCGGAGTCCAGAGCCACAAAATGTAGCTTTGGCTTTTAGTCTGTTGGCTGAGGGGCCGCAGCCTATACAGTTGCAGGCGGCTATTTTTTATGTCTATCAATTTTCGGCTTCTGCCTCTATTCGAGAAGAAGCTCAGCGTCTGCTAAAGGCTAATCCTAAAGTAGGTAAATCGGCTGTGATGGATTTTTACTGGGAGCAGATTAGCCGTTCTCTGCTCTTATCTTCTCAGGAGAAAACTTTGGCCCAGCAGCTTCATCTTTGTGAGGCGGAGGCGGGTTTGCCAGCGCAGTTATTGGCGGAATGGCTGTATGAAGATTATAAGTTGGGGGCTTATTATTTATTGGATGGTGGGCGAAAGGCGGATGCGGATTTGAGTTTTTGTACGACTGGGGATCTGATTGATCTTTCGCAAGCAGGTTTGGAGGAGTTTCCAAGGGCAGTTTTGGCCCATAAAGGCTTGCGACATCTTCGCTTGAGTGATAACTTTTTGCGGCGTTTGCCAATAGAAATAGCGGAGCTAGAAGCCTTGGAGGTCTTAGAATTATCGGGTAATCAGTTGCGCAAATTGCCCAAGGCTTTGCTTTCGCTTAAAAAACTCAAGCGGATTCAGTTGGGGCGAAATAATCTCAAGGATTTTCCTAGTTTCTTGGCTCAACTACCTGCACTAGAGGCTTTAGAGTTGACGGGCAGTTGTCAGGTGAATTTACAAAAAGGCTTGGCCTTGCCCGAAGAGTTTTGTCGGGCGCCTAAATTGCGCCGTTTGGGCTTGGCCAATTATAAAAGGCCTTCTCAGAGCCTTAAAGCCTATACCCCTTTTCATAATTATCCTCATTTTAGCGAACTAAGCCTGCCCGAAGGGCAACGGTTGCCTTTAGAAAACCCTTTGGCTATGGCCGCCCTCGCTTTTGAGCAGAATAAAGAGGGCTTGGCTTTTTTGCTTCGGTATAGCGAGGATAGTGAGGAAAAACGCCGTCTTTTGGCTCATTTCTACCAAGAAGAGGCCAAAACTATGGATTTATCGGGCCAGTATTTAGAGCATCTTCCGGCCGAATTAGCGGATTTTGATATAGAAATCTTGGACCTTAGTCAGTGTCGAATTGGTTTGGTGGGCAGTTATTATAAACAAACCGAAGAACTCTCTAAGGGGGCGCAGCAGGTAGATCAGGAGCGGCTTACTATTTTGGGCCAATTGAAAAATATGCGGGCGCTTTCGCTCAAAAATTGTAGCCTAACAGCTCTGCCCAAAGCCTTAT
This window contains:
- a CDS encoding lipase family protein → MKTKGLASVNYLLFLVFFLPNTLWAQLDFKFQPRAKEKGAFRFFEPKAEGISPINLFFLAKFSELMYLERMEYHLRYMENGYEPLTDIPDSEWIKHHASVNDDNFQEAFKLRFAHYFDYPRQLTGMKEEQPPQAKSSFHFMRKMAYLGGKKDQGLDPELMIVNTPRAVILVYRGTDKVEENEWSEWKGTDFRIQLVQAGGFLINTKVHKGFWQSFDLIRDELMRTLQQAEFKHKPIWITGHSLGGAMAIISGAYLKSAGLPVQNVYTFASPRTIGNKKFAEKLEQLLPNKVHRFEYYLDPVSILWAPGYTNCGQRHWFDAEDLGHYQLHENVRERYTPLSPFKFNRHPFRDKRTMGELRLQKEMENAWLPALPIRFWYHNPQFYVKACYEQLTEEQKKVLPGVEDSFPYLYFGGKSGMPGSK
- a CDS encoding leucine-rich repeat domain-containing protein: MPNRFTAEELENLLLLLRSPEPQNVALAFSLLAEGPQPIQLQAAIFYVYQFSASASIREEAQRLLKANPKVGKSAVMDFYWEQISRSLLLSSQEKTLAQQLHLCEAEAGLPAQLLAEWLYEDYKLGAYYLLDGGRKADADLSFCTTGDLIDLSQAGLEEFPRAVLAHKGLRHLRLSDNFLRRLPIEIAELEALEVLELSGNQLRKLPKALLSLKKLKRIQLGRNNLKDFPSFLAQLPALEALELTGSCQVNLQKGLALPEEFCRAPKLRRLGLANYKRPSQSLKAYTPFHNYPHFSELSLPEGQRLPLENPLAMAALAFEQNKEGLAFLLRYSEDSEEKRRLLAHFYQEEAKTMDLSGQYLEHLPAELADFDIEILDLSQCRIGLVGSYYKQTEELSKGAQQVDQERLTILGQLKNMRALSLKNCSLTALPKALFDLPHLEDLDLSYNLLEEFPQNWEGLPNLQRLSFYQSFSVYSPSLVLPPSFLQLEQLRELRFYLHTAAKEGVKEQIKTHFGPELQYLLD
- a CDS encoding M43 family zinc metalloprotease codes for the protein MKLLYTLLLFTGFSLGLFAQKPANAPRPTQNQTQFQKTPSGHIRCATVEMEAERMRRQLNTNYVDDFERWIAPKVAEYKQKAARTGAKSVVYTIPVVVHVIHNGDAVGTGENISDAQILSQIQVMNEDFRKIAGTPGDGSGVDVEIEFCMAQYDPSGNPTDGIDRIDLGQASWNTNASIEGTLKPSTQWDPTLYLNMWTCRFGGSMAGILGYAQFPDASGLGGLNATGGAANTDGVIMAFDAFGSSAIAPGGSYNAPYDLGRTTTHEVGHWLGLRHIWGDDVCGVDDFCADTPESDDANYNCATGHVSCGTVDMVENYMDYSNDACMNVFTADQKARMIVVMNNSPRRMELASSPKCAPPTPTIAFDLDQTTVAEGTDCNYQEFTLDLNIALPPSDDAVVTFVPSGTATQGLDYDFFPASVTFLAGQQNTQTLTVRIYNDGEIEATEGLTIGMNLTTVGDAILTTADTRQHVFTVQDDDYAPIANQLVDVINVDFESGVGGFTTSGNTGSDLFGLGTAATASSGFWTIDNSNATTIAYTNDDNCNCDKAADYLYSPVFSLLNANSTTFSFDHAFADIAPETGTVSISTNGAAGPFVQILTLSNTFTNNGGGSITTPWVTVNSNLDAYIGQNNLMLRFEYNDGSDWMYGMALDNILLQANMNTNIQEDVNTANNDDIFLGPNQTVYFYDPATTNVMGSIENTSAWDYGCSTLEVDRSTVSNGAPTANFMDLNPANALMAKTFYLNPSTNNASGTYNATFYFTEAEVAAWEAATGKTRADLKIIKVANDRISNVNPGNYAAYNIEILPATLGAFGANGLTLSASFSTGFSGFGFGDPDETLLANTLVLFNAEREGDAALLSWETASEEGCNSFTLQRSANGIDFDDLVQVPAEGQAAFYQKRDLKPLNGYNYYRLLQHFDNGEVYKSAVKVLNMSRTKLEAIRLQPNPAREQISLFFHSYQAGDIQFQIIDALGRQISPISNIAVEEGQNRFELPLQDFAAGIYFLRIQQASQSYNLRFVKQ
- a CDS encoding TonB-dependent receptor, whose protein sequence is MRQFLETEQKALEINLDPRIYGSFAEIGAGQEVARYFFKVGAAAGTIAKTISAYDKVVSDDIYGREPSGRYVCESRLYRMLDHEYELLLDRLSGQRPDLCLFAFADTITTINYHRTIKGQGWMGMRFQLSPHAEPNEIVLHIELEDGNANLQQQAVGILGVNLLYACYRYHADYKELLASLLDKLEDRIRIDVVRMKGPDFEHIDNRLLLLSLIEQNLTDVAVFDKKGQPVHISEFLYKKNLLLVRGNYNPTTLLSLDMIRASAAQFRADFSQRAMDCFIMTEMTLDSLQGEENTTDEKNFLERAKLLNHLGQYVMITDCDRYHKLIRYAFDYRIQHLGLVLENNLLLSLLSGKYERNKDGRLLTAFGEVFTRNVTLYAYPELKEGSGELLQTHNLPIPEGMRNLYQHLLDQRQIRDVEGYNEEILHIRSTEALRKIQAAEEGWEKMLSDRVARYIQERGAFGFPLESMEFDY